GTGAGGACGCGGACTCAGCGCAGCGACCTGAACGCCGCCCTGAGTTCCTGAGCAAAAATCATTGGCTTTGTAAGCCTCTGCTGCTACCTAGTCGCCGACGTACTCGGCAGGTGTGGCAACTCTGGCCGTATCACCTGGAAAGAACATGAAAAACCTTTTCCATGTAACGGTCAGCGGCGGCGGACTCTTCTGGACTGCTGCCATTCTGACGCGCACTCAGATAAGGCGCGTACCAGTCCCACCAATGATGCTCGGCGTGAGTTTTCTCGTAGCGATCGTGGTACTCTGCCGTCTCGCCAAGAAGGTTTGCAAGGGTTGCAATGTCCATGTCTCGTGCTCGCGTAGAGTTCCAAACGCGACCGGGAAGCCGCGTTTGGATTTCCTGGAGCAGCCAGAGGTTCCCGTCTGGGTCTTCGAACGAGGCAAATGAGAAGTAGGAACGACCTTGCGGGTCGCGCCCCAGGATGCGTGGGTTCTCCACGGCGTTGTTGAAGGGACCGCCGGCGTAGTGGAAGACCTCGCTCACGTTGACACCGCGAGCGATTAAGTCTTTGCGAGCGGCGTCGAGGTCATCCACGGCGAGGACCAAGCTGTGCGCCGAGCCAGAATTGTTCGGAGTGACTCCCTTGCCGAAGATGATCGAGGCTTCCGAGTTGTACGGCGTCATCTGCACGCCACGGAAGTCACCATCCACCACGTCGATGTCGAGCCGCCAGCCGAGATTCTCGTAGAATGCTTTCGCACGGTCAACGTCGGAAACGCTGAACACTACGACTTCGAGTTTCATGTTTGGACTGTTTACGCGATCGCTACTCATCTTGTTCTTCTTTAGGTTGATGGGTTTGATGTTCAGATTGGTTAGTTTTCATTCTTGGGCGATCGCCTTTGGCGGGTTGGGCTGCCTCCAATCGAAGATTGAAGGAACTCACGAAGCGAGTAGAGCGTAATCTGACCATCGCTCAATTTAGACCGCTCAAGTTCTTTGAGTTAACACGCGACTTAGATGTGTGTCCGCCAATGAAAAGTGCGGTGGTTTTATTGCACGCTTGAGTCTGTTTTTACGGTGGTTTGCAGCTGGTGTTCGAGATGTAAAATTTCCGCTGCCCGCTCCCCGACTATTACGCAGGGAGCCATCGTGTTACCAGTCGTTACTCGCGGCAGAATCGATCCATCAGCAATCCGGAGATTGTCGATTCCATACACTCTCAGGTTGCTATCCACCACCGACATGGCATCCTGGCCCATCTTCGCGGTACAGGTTTCGTGCCAGAAACTCGTTGCAGCATCCCGAATAAAACGTTCGAGTTCGGCCCCTTTCAAATTACCTGGCATCACTTCGCGCTTGACAAACGGACGAAGCGGAGCGGAGTTACCGACTTCGCGGCAGAGTTCTATGCAGGCGATCGCAGTTTTGAGATCATCCGCGTCAGACAGCGTGTTTGCATCAATCAGAATCGGGTCGGATGGATTAGCTCCCGTCAGGCGCAGACGGCCTCGGCTTTTGGGATGGGCAATCGCCCCGAATAATGTCCAACCTGCATCGGGTAAGCCAAACCGGACGGCATTCTCGGCACTGGATTTTGGCACCTCGGCCTGACAGACAAATAAATCTGGACTGTCAAGCCCGGACTGGCTGGTTGAGAAAAAGATTGCCTCGGACAAATTGTTTCTGGGTGCAAGAGCGTTTTCGTATTCCCAGACACAATCGAATGCAACATGGTCTTGAAAATTTTGCCCCACACCGGGAAGGTGCTGCACGACAGGAATTCCAAATCGCCGCAACTCAGCCTCATCGCCGATACCCGATTGCATCAGCACTTTCGGCGTATGGATTGCACCGAGCGACAGCACGACTTCGACTGCCGCACCAATGCGATAGATCGCGTCACGATAAGATATCTCCACGCCAGTGACCCGCTTGCCCTGGAACGTCAGCCGTGTGACCAGTGCATGACTGAGAACCGTCAGGTTTGGCCGATCCATATAAGGGAAAACGTAGGAGCGGAATATCGATTCGCGCTTACCATTGCGGACTAGCACATCGCTGATAGAAGCGCCCTTCGCCGCTTCCATCATACGTCCGTTCGGATTTTCAAAAGTAGGAATACCCACCACCCGCGCACCTTCAACCGTTGCGGGTGCGATCGGGTTTGGATCTGGCGCGGGCTGGACAAATACTGGCCCTCCCGTTCCGCGATACATTGGGTCTGGCACACCATGCCAATCTTCCAGGCGGCGATAAATCTTCAAGACCGATTCATAGCCCCAGGCTGGATCATTCACTTCAGCGGCGAAGAGATCCCAATCGCGCTGGTGTCCGCGTGCCCAAACCATGACGTTGATGCTCGATCCACCGCCAAGTACCTTGCCCATCGAGAACGGAATCGAACGATCGTTGACATGGGGATTCGGCTGTCCTTGGAAGCTCCAGTCGCGATCGCTTCCAAGATTCATAAACCATTGATTCGCGGTGACAACACTGGGTACATCATCGGTGCCGCCAGCTTCAAGCAGTAGAACGCTAACATCCGGGTTCTCAGCCAGTCTGCGGGCAACTACTGAGCCAGAAGATCCAGATCCGCAAACAATAAAATCGTACTGGTGTCTTAGTTCAGAGGTGAGCTTGTGCTGGTTGCTGCGGACGCGATCGGTGAAATTGTCATCATTACTGGTGCTACCCGGATCGTTGTCCCGTTCATGCTCAAATTCATTCTCAAAATTCGTTTTCATTGGGTCTACCTTGTTTTCAAAATCGAAATGATTCCGTTAGACCTGTCACTCGGCTCAAAATCGGTAGAGACGCTTAAGTTCCGCCACTTTCGGTCAGCCTCAAACCGTGCGATGTCACTCTGCTCCACCGCATGAGCAGCATTATTTCCGAGCAGAAGCCGCAGTTGTTAAAGAGTAGCAACGATTATGATTAATTTCTTGGGACACGTGCCGACCTCCTTGTAGTTACGTTCTTTCTAAAGCAGTCATTTTGACGCGCGCAGCGATCTGAACGCTGCCCTGAGTTCTTGAGTAAAAATCGTTGGCTGCTCCCACGCCGCGAAGTGTCCGCCCTTTTCCACTCGGTTATAGTGGATGAGTTTGGGATACGCCCGCTCTGTCCAACTTTGCGGGGCTGCATAGATCTCATCAGGAAAGACGCTCACGGCAACCGGAATGGCGACGTGTTTAGGGTCGAAAAAGACAAACTTATTCTCCCAATACAGACGAGCCGAAGAGACAGCCGTGTTCGTCAACCAGTAAAGCGTGATGTTGTCGAGGATGTCGTCTCGCGTCAGTCCCTCAGACTGTCCGTCAAAGACACGTGCGATGAGCGCATAGCTGCGTGCGTCGTGGTCGAGTATCCAGGCAGCCAGACCGATCGGTGAATCCGCAATGCCGTACAGCGTTTGCGGGCGGTTCGCCATCTCCTGAGCGTAGCCAAGTCCGTGCTTATAGAAAAAGTCGAGCTGATCCCACGCGTTCTTCTCTTCGGCTGAGAAACCGGATGGCGGTGGGTCGCCGAACTTGAGTGCTTTTGCAACATCGGCTGGAACAGTGGCAGGCATGTTGGTATGAATGCCGAGCAGTCCCGGAGGTGTCAGCAGGGCCATTTGCTCTATGACTGCATTCCCCCAATCACCCCCTTGCGCCACAAATCGCGAGTAGCCAAGGCGCTGCATCAGCACAACCCAGGCGCGTGCGATACGGGCAGGGTCCCAGCCGGTCGTGGTCGGCTTGCCTGAAAAACCATAGCCTGGAAGCGAAGGAATCACGAGGTCAAAAGCGTCGGCTGCATTGCCGCCATGTGCCGTGGGGTTGACCAGTGGCTCGATAATCTTCAGTTGCTCGATGATCGATCCGGGCCAGCCATGCGTGACGATGAGCGGCAAGGCGTTTTCCTGGTTCGATCGAACGTGAATGAAATGAATATCAAGTCCATCGATCGTGGTGATAAATTGCGGTAGAGTTTTCAGTTTCGCCTCAACCTTGCGCCAGTCGTAATCGGTTGCCCAATAACGCGCGAGTTTCTGAGTCGTTGCGAGCTGCACACCCTGCGACTGATCGGCGACCGTCTCCTTTTCGGG
This Nostoc sp. KVJ3 DNA region includes the following protein-coding sequences:
- a CDS encoding VOC family protein; the encoded protein is MKLEVVVFSVSDVDRAKAFYENLGWRLDIDVVDGDFRGVQMTPYNSEASIIFGKGVTPNNSGSAHSLVLAVDDLDAARKDLIARGVNVSEVFHYAGGPFNNAVENPRILGRDPQGRSYFSFASFEDPDGNLWLLQEIQTRLPGRVWNSTRARDMDIATLANLLGETAEYHDRYEKTHAEHHWWDWYAPYLSARQNGSSPEESAAADRYMEKVFHVLSR
- a CDS encoding epoxide hydrolase family protein; protein product: MSKKINQQRRRFLGIAAMTIATTQLGRFGSANAQSSKVTPKETTMTQLETLHTDTTTIRPFHINIPQAALDDLHRRIIATRWPEKETVADQSQGVQLATTQKLARYWATDYDWRKVEAKLKTLPQFITTIDGLDIHFIHVRSNQENALPLIVTHGWPGSIIEQLKIIEPLVNPTAHGGNAADAFDLVIPSLPGYGFSGKPTTTGWDPARIARAWVVLMQRLGYSRFVAQGGDWGNAVIEQMALLTPPGLLGIHTNMPATVPADVAKALKFGDPPPSGFSAEEKNAWDQLDFFYKHGLGYAQEMANRPQTLYGIADSPIGLAAWILDHDARSYALIARVFDGQSEGLTRDDILDNITLYWLTNTAVSSARLYWENKFVFFDPKHVAIPVAVSVFPDEIYAAPQSWTERAYPKLIHYNRVEKGGHFAAWEQPTIFTQELRAAFRSLRASK
- a CDS encoding GMC family oxidoreductase, producing the protein MKTNFENEFEHERDNDPGSTSNDDNFTDRVRSNQHKLTSELRHQYDFIVCGSGSSGSVVARRLAENPDVSVLLLEAGGTDDVPSVVTANQWFMNLGSDRDWSFQGQPNPHVNDRSIPFSMGKVLGGGSSINVMVWARGHQRDWDLFAAEVNDPAWGYESVLKIYRRLEDWHGVPDPMYRGTGGPVFVQPAPDPNPIAPATVEGARVVGIPTFENPNGRMMEAAKGASISDVLVRNGKRESIFRSYVFPYMDRPNLTVLSHALVTRLTFQGKRVTGVEISYRDAIYRIGAAVEVVLSLGAIHTPKVLMQSGIGDEAELRRFGIPVVQHLPGVGQNFQDHVAFDCVWEYENALAPRNNLSEAIFFSTSQSGLDSPDLFVCQAEVPKSSAENAVRFGLPDAGWTLFGAIAHPKSRGRLRLTGANPSDPILIDANTLSDADDLKTAIACIELCREVGNSAPLRPFVKREVMPGNLKGAELERFIRDAATSFWHETCTAKMGQDAMSVVDSNLRVYGIDNLRIADGSILPRVTTGNTMAPCVIVGERAAEILHLEHQLQTTVKTDSSVQ